A window from Pararge aegeria chromosome 6, ilParAegt1.1, whole genome shotgun sequence encodes these proteins:
- the LOC120624391 gene encoding MICAL-like protein 1 isoform X3, which translates to MSEVKGTKALELWCKRLVKDCPDVQIDNMTTSWRNGMAFCALVHHFRPDLIDLSKLKPENIYENNELAYRIAEKHLGIPALLDPEDMVENDIPDRLSILTYLSQFYQRLGHTVNTKASESEPKVSSSSTNQASTPIKFGKVALDKCAACGLPVYLAQRLMVSQKLYHRRCFRCSKCSGHLNPKNYHVINSTEFSCDTCKNEKNTPKLINNNDQIGMLAFSTDVNSSQGLKNEQPVSTKTLPRPQSILEKINMFEKNIGKDTNIQDKVVNISLKNNYNDKYNDIELYKSNEPVKMDSPDMEAINKQFDLTHIEDNNLQLESDSIYSKNLPEKSYRSNKDQFNFLQTQLSDETLDAVVTSNSQKDDNAIHIKDDCVTNNLLTNPEENGISLHSIQDENNITDDIRLAQNSIIPANIDTLLPSNELLNNNQEMTISVPPRRKKQILIDKKQDSMLGSVENSPSKATTRPPIKPLEEYPDDLNPFSDEDEEEHDETEMPRRVSTNPFGSSDEDDDDVPPIQSPPKVPDIKSSTPTNKLIKAYNPFWSDGEEPSSDEEACNKRSNMHKSSITTSTPNLPASTPRRKPKAPPPPPVIIAEYLDVPSTSMDDVASISSFSSHTSTIHSDQKSIGKSTPKLKKKRPAPTPPDSLSTLSGCGESSLEKGVDLSDLRNISDAARRVKGPAPGLPLPERRAVKMQMTPEQLQVQLDLLETQQLGLERQGVLIEQMIRDKCDDGPTAPQEEVEDLVIQLCELVNEKNDLFRKQTELMYIRRQQRLEQEQADIEHEIRVLQSRPAVNRIDADKVREEQLVSRLVQIVRLRDELVQQIDAERQRERQEDCAIAASIASKRAQRNSESNSSSMKSADAVSPVKKNKVKDKVKKQLKKAKHTLYSKKKDDDKTEKDKKSK; encoded by the exons ATGTCAGAAGTTAAAGGAACGAAAGCTTTGGAATTATGGTGCAAACGGCTGGTGAAAGATTGTCCAGATGTTCAAATTGATAATATGACAACTTCATGGAGAAATGGAATGGCTTTTTGTGCACTCGTTCACCATTTTAGACCGgatttaat AGATCTATCTAAATTAAAACCGGagaatatatatgaaaataatgaacTAGCATACAGAATTGCTGAAAAACACTTGGGCATTCCAGCTCTTTTGGACCCTGAAGATATGGTAGAGAATGATATACCGGACAGACTGtcaattttaacatatttatccCAGTTCTACCAACGACTAGGGCATACTG TGAACACAAAAGCATCCGAAAGTGAGCctaaagtatcatcatcatcaactaatCAAGCATCA ACTCCGATCAAATTTGGAAAAGTGGCTCTAGATAAATGTGCTGCATGTGGTTTGCCTGTCTACTTGGCACAAAGACTAATGGTGTCACAGAAGTTGTATCACAGGAGATGTTTCCGTTGTTCGAAATGCTCTGGCCATTTGAACCCAAAAAATTATCATGTCATTAACTCAACTGAGTTTTCCTGTGATACatgtaaaaatgaaaaaaatacacctAAATTAATTAACAACAATGATCAAATAGGAATGCTGGCATTCAGTACTGATGTGAATTCAAGTCAAGGTCTTAAAAATGAACAGCCAGTTAGTACAAAAACTTTACCAAGACCACAATCAATATTAG aaaaaataaacatgtttgAAAAAAACATAGGAAAAGACACCAATATACAGGATAAAGtagtaaatattagtttaaaaaataattataatgataagtATAATGATATAGAATTGTATAAATCAAATGAACCTGTTAAGATGGATAGTCCAGATATGgaagcaataaataaacaatttgatTTAACTCACATAGAagataataatttacaattagAGAGTGAcagtatttatagtaaaaatttgCCTGAAAAATCTTACAGGAGTAATAAAGACCAAttcaattttttacaaactCAATTATCTGATGAGACTTTAGATGCTGTTGTTACTTCCAACAGCCAAAAAGACGATAATGCTATACATATCAAAGATGACTgtgttacaaataatttattaactaatCCTGAAGAAAATGGCATATCACTCCATTCCATCcaagatgaaaataatataactgatgATATTAGATTAGCCCAAAATAGTATTATTCCAGCAAATATAGACACGCTGTTACCATCAAATGAATTACTTAACAATAATCAAGAAATGACTATAAGTGTACCACCAAGGAGAAAAAAGCAAATCTTAATTGATAAGAAACAGGATAGTATGCTTGGAAGTGTAGAAAATTCTCCATCTAAAGCAACAACGCGACCGCCTATTAAACCTCTTGAAGAATACCCTGATGACTTAAATCCATTTTCTGATGAGGATGAGGAGGAG CATGATGAAACTGAAATGCCAAGAAGAGTAAGCACCAACCCATTTGGGAGCAGTGacgaggatgatgatgatgttccaCCCATTCAATCACCACCTAAAGTACCTGATATTAAATCATCAACTCCTAC GAACAAACTTATTAAAGCCTACAATCCTTTTTGGTCGGATGGAGAGGAACCTTCTTCAGATGAAGAAGCTTGTAATAAGCG TTCCAATATGCACAAATCGTCGATAACGACAAGTACACCAAACCTCCCAGCGAGTACACCACGCCGGAAACCGAAAGCACCGCCGCCACCGCCAGTTATCATCGCTGAATACTTAGACGTCCCTTCCACCTCCATGGACGATGTGGCCAGCATATCGTCATTTAGCTCGCACACCTCCACAATACACTCTGACCAG AAGTCCATCGGCAAGTCAACCCCGAAGTTAAAGAAGAAACGGCCAGCGCCCACTCCTCCAGACAGTCTTTCAACGCTGTCAGGATGTGGAGAATCGTCTTTGGAAAAAGGCGTTGATTTATCAGATTTACGCAACATATCGGATG CAGCCCGTCGTGTGAAAGGCCCAGCGCCAGGGCTACCGCTCCCAGAACGGCGCGCGGTGAAGATGCAGATGACACCCGAACAACTGCAGGTACAGCTGGACCTTCTGGAGACTCAGCAACTGGGCCTTGAAAGACAGGGCGTCCTCATAGAGCAGATGATCCGCGACAAGT GTGACGACGGCCCCACCGCGCCACAAGAGGAAGTAGAAGATCTAGTAATACAGCTATGTGAACTAGTCAACGAGAAAAATGATCTGTTTAGGAAGCAGACGGAGCTAATGTACAT TCGAAGGCAACAACGACTGGAACAAGAGCAAGCTGATATAGAGCATGAAATCAGGGTTTTGCAGTCACGGCCCGCTGTTAACAGAATCGATGCGGACAAG GTGCGTGAGGAACAGCTAGTGTCACGGCTGGTGCAGATCGTGCGCCTGCGCGACGAATTAGTGCAGCAGATAGACGCCGAGCGACAACGCGAGCGTCAGGAGGACTGTGCTATCGCCGCCTCCATCGCATCCAAGAGAG CTCAAAGGAATAGCGAGTCTAATAGTTCATCTATGAAATCAGCCGATGCAGTGTCGccggtgaagaaaaacaaagtaaaggataaagttaaaaaacaattgaaaaagGCTAAACACACGTTATATTCTAAGAAAAAAGACGACGACAAAACTGAAAAAGACAAGAAatcaaaatga
- the LOC120624391 gene encoding MICAL-like protein 1 isoform X1: MSEVKGTKALELWCKRLVKDCPDVQIDNMTTSWRNGMAFCALVHHFRPDLIDLSKLKPENIYENNELAYRIAEKHLGIPALLDPEDMVENDIPDRLSILTYLSQFYQRLGHTVNTKASESEPKVSSSSTNQASTPIKFGKVALDKCAACGLPVYLAQRLMVSQKLYHRRCFRCSKCSGHLNPKNYHVINSTEFSCDTCKNEKNTPKLINNNDQIGMLAFSTDVNSSQGLKNEQPVSTKTLPRPQSILEKINMFEKNIGKDTNIQDKVVNISLKNNYNDKYNDIELYKSNEPVKMDSPDMEAINKQFDLTHIEDNNLQLESDSIYSKNLPEKSYRSNKDQFNFLQTQLSDETLDAVVTSNSQKDDNAIHIKDDCVTNNLLTNPEENGISLHSIQDENNITDDIRLAQNSIIPANIDTLLPSNELLNNNQEMTISVPPRRKKQILIDKKQDSMLGSVENSPSKATTRPPIKPLEEYPDDLNPFSDEDEEEHDETEMPRRVSTNPFGSSDEDDDDVPPIQSPPKVPDIKSSTPTNKLIKAYNPFWSDGEEPSSDEEACNKRSNMHKSSITTSTPNLPASTPRRKPKAPPPPPVIIAEYLDVPSTSMDDVASISSFSSHTSTIHSDQKSIGKSTPKLKKKRPAPTPPDSLSTLSGCGESSLEKGVDLSDLRNISDAARRVKGPAPGLPLPERRAVKMQMTPEQLQVQLDLLETQQLGLERQGVLIEQMIRDKCEGDDGPTAPQEEVEDLVIQLCELVNEKNDLFRKQTELMYIRRQQRLEQEQADIEHEIRVLQSRPAVNRIDADKVREEQLVSRLVQIVRLRDELVQQIDAERQRERQEDCAIAASIASKRAQRNSESNSSSMKSADAVSPVKKNKVKDKVKKQLKKAKHTLYSKKKDDDKTEKDKKSK; encoded by the exons ATGTCAGAAGTTAAAGGAACGAAAGCTTTGGAATTATGGTGCAAACGGCTGGTGAAAGATTGTCCAGATGTTCAAATTGATAATATGACAACTTCATGGAGAAATGGAATGGCTTTTTGTGCACTCGTTCACCATTTTAGACCGgatttaat AGATCTATCTAAATTAAAACCGGagaatatatatgaaaataatgaacTAGCATACAGAATTGCTGAAAAACACTTGGGCATTCCAGCTCTTTTGGACCCTGAAGATATGGTAGAGAATGATATACCGGACAGACTGtcaattttaacatatttatccCAGTTCTACCAACGACTAGGGCATACTG TGAACACAAAAGCATCCGAAAGTGAGCctaaagtatcatcatcatcaactaatCAAGCATCA ACTCCGATCAAATTTGGAAAAGTGGCTCTAGATAAATGTGCTGCATGTGGTTTGCCTGTCTACTTGGCACAAAGACTAATGGTGTCACAGAAGTTGTATCACAGGAGATGTTTCCGTTGTTCGAAATGCTCTGGCCATTTGAACCCAAAAAATTATCATGTCATTAACTCAACTGAGTTTTCCTGTGATACatgtaaaaatgaaaaaaatacacctAAATTAATTAACAACAATGATCAAATAGGAATGCTGGCATTCAGTACTGATGTGAATTCAAGTCAAGGTCTTAAAAATGAACAGCCAGTTAGTACAAAAACTTTACCAAGACCACAATCAATATTAG aaaaaataaacatgtttgAAAAAAACATAGGAAAAGACACCAATATACAGGATAAAGtagtaaatattagtttaaaaaataattataatgataagtATAATGATATAGAATTGTATAAATCAAATGAACCTGTTAAGATGGATAGTCCAGATATGgaagcaataaataaacaatttgatTTAACTCACATAGAagataataatttacaattagAGAGTGAcagtatttatagtaaaaatttgCCTGAAAAATCTTACAGGAGTAATAAAGACCAAttcaattttttacaaactCAATTATCTGATGAGACTTTAGATGCTGTTGTTACTTCCAACAGCCAAAAAGACGATAATGCTATACATATCAAAGATGACTgtgttacaaataatttattaactaatCCTGAAGAAAATGGCATATCACTCCATTCCATCcaagatgaaaataatataactgatgATATTAGATTAGCCCAAAATAGTATTATTCCAGCAAATATAGACACGCTGTTACCATCAAATGAATTACTTAACAATAATCAAGAAATGACTATAAGTGTACCACCAAGGAGAAAAAAGCAAATCTTAATTGATAAGAAACAGGATAGTATGCTTGGAAGTGTAGAAAATTCTCCATCTAAAGCAACAACGCGACCGCCTATTAAACCTCTTGAAGAATACCCTGATGACTTAAATCCATTTTCTGATGAGGATGAGGAGGAG CATGATGAAACTGAAATGCCAAGAAGAGTAAGCACCAACCCATTTGGGAGCAGTGacgaggatgatgatgatgttccaCCCATTCAATCACCACCTAAAGTACCTGATATTAAATCATCAACTCCTAC GAACAAACTTATTAAAGCCTACAATCCTTTTTGGTCGGATGGAGAGGAACCTTCTTCAGATGAAGAAGCTTGTAATAAGCG TTCCAATATGCACAAATCGTCGATAACGACAAGTACACCAAACCTCCCAGCGAGTACACCACGCCGGAAACCGAAAGCACCGCCGCCACCGCCAGTTATCATCGCTGAATACTTAGACGTCCCTTCCACCTCCATGGACGATGTGGCCAGCATATCGTCATTTAGCTCGCACACCTCCACAATACACTCTGACCAG AAGTCCATCGGCAAGTCAACCCCGAAGTTAAAGAAGAAACGGCCAGCGCCCACTCCTCCAGACAGTCTTTCAACGCTGTCAGGATGTGGAGAATCGTCTTTGGAAAAAGGCGTTGATTTATCAGATTTACGCAACATATCGGATG CAGCCCGTCGTGTGAAAGGCCCAGCGCCAGGGCTACCGCTCCCAGAACGGCGCGCGGTGAAGATGCAGATGACACCCGAACAACTGCAGGTACAGCTGGACCTTCTGGAGACTCAGCAACTGGGCCTTGAAAGACAGGGCGTCCTCATAGAGCAGATGATCCGCGACAAGTGTGAGG GTGACGACGGCCCCACCGCGCCACAAGAGGAAGTAGAAGATCTAGTAATACAGCTATGTGAACTAGTCAACGAGAAAAATGATCTGTTTAGGAAGCAGACGGAGCTAATGTACAT TCGAAGGCAACAACGACTGGAACAAGAGCAAGCTGATATAGAGCATGAAATCAGGGTTTTGCAGTCACGGCCCGCTGTTAACAGAATCGATGCGGACAAG GTGCGTGAGGAACAGCTAGTGTCACGGCTGGTGCAGATCGTGCGCCTGCGCGACGAATTAGTGCAGCAGATAGACGCCGAGCGACAACGCGAGCGTCAGGAGGACTGTGCTATCGCCGCCTCCATCGCATCCAAGAGAG CTCAAAGGAATAGCGAGTCTAATAGTTCATCTATGAAATCAGCCGATGCAGTGTCGccggtgaagaaaaacaaagtaaaggataaagttaaaaaacaattgaaaaagGCTAAACACACGTTATATTCTAAGAAAAAAGACGACGACAAAACTGAAAAAGACAAGAAatcaaaatga
- the LOC120624391 gene encoding MICAL-like protein 1 isoform X4, with protein MVSQKLYHRRCFRCSKCSGHLNPKNYHVINSTEFSCDTCKNEKNTPKLINNNDQIGMLAFSTDVNSSQGLKNEQPVSTKTLPRPQSILEKINMFEKNIGKDTNIQDKVVNISLKNNYNDKYNDIELYKSNEPVKMDSPDMEAINKQFDLTHIEDNNLQLESDSIYSKNLPEKSYRSNKDQFNFLQTQLSDETLDAVVTSNSQKDDNAIHIKDDCVTNNLLTNPEENGISLHSIQDENNITDDIRLAQNSIIPANIDTLLPSNELLNNNQEMTISVPPRRKKQILIDKKQDSMLGSVENSPSKATTRPPIKPLEEYPDDLNPFSDEDEEEHDETEMPRRVSTNPFGSSDEDDDDVPPIQSPPKVPDIKSSTPTNKLIKAYNPFWSDGEEPSSDEEACNKRSNMHKSSITTSTPNLPASTPRRKPKAPPPPPVIIAEYLDVPSTSMDDVASISSFSSHTSTIHSDQKSIGKSTPKLKKKRPAPTPPDSLSTLSGCGESSLEKGVDLSDLRNISDAARRVKGPAPGLPLPERRAVKMQMTPEQLQVQLDLLETQQLGLERQGVLIEQMIRDKCEGDDGPTAPQEEVEDLVIQLCELVNEKNDLFRKQTELMYIRRQQRLEQEQADIEHEIRVLQSRPAVNRIDADKVREEQLVSRLVQIVRLRDELVQQIDAERQRERQEDCAIAASIASKRAQRNSESNSSSMKSADAVSPVKKNKVKDKVKKQLKKAKHTLYSKKKDDDKTEKDKKSK; from the exons ATGGTGTCACAGAAGTTGTATCACAGGAGATGTTTCCGTTGTTCGAAATGCTCTGGCCATTTGAACCCAAAAAATTATCATGTCATTAACTCAACTGAGTTTTCCTGTGATACatgtaaaaatgaaaaaaatacacctAAATTAATTAACAACAATGATCAAATAGGAATGCTGGCATTCAGTACTGATGTGAATTCAAGTCAAGGTCTTAAAAATGAACAGCCAGTTAGTACAAAAACTTTACCAAGACCACAATCAATATTAG aaaaaataaacatgtttgAAAAAAACATAGGAAAAGACACCAATATACAGGATAAAGtagtaaatattagtttaaaaaataattataatgataagtATAATGATATAGAATTGTATAAATCAAATGAACCTGTTAAGATGGATAGTCCAGATATGgaagcaataaataaacaatttgatTTAACTCACATAGAagataataatttacaattagAGAGTGAcagtatttatagtaaaaatttgCCTGAAAAATCTTACAGGAGTAATAAAGACCAAttcaattttttacaaactCAATTATCTGATGAGACTTTAGATGCTGTTGTTACTTCCAACAGCCAAAAAGACGATAATGCTATACATATCAAAGATGACTgtgttacaaataatttattaactaatCCTGAAGAAAATGGCATATCACTCCATTCCATCcaagatgaaaataatataactgatgATATTAGATTAGCCCAAAATAGTATTATTCCAGCAAATATAGACACGCTGTTACCATCAAATGAATTACTTAACAATAATCAAGAAATGACTATAAGTGTACCACCAAGGAGAAAAAAGCAAATCTTAATTGATAAGAAACAGGATAGTATGCTTGGAAGTGTAGAAAATTCTCCATCTAAAGCAACAACGCGACCGCCTATTAAACCTCTTGAAGAATACCCTGATGACTTAAATCCATTTTCTGATGAGGATGAGGAGGAG CATGATGAAACTGAAATGCCAAGAAGAGTAAGCACCAACCCATTTGGGAGCAGTGacgaggatgatgatgatgttccaCCCATTCAATCACCACCTAAAGTACCTGATATTAAATCATCAACTCCTAC GAACAAACTTATTAAAGCCTACAATCCTTTTTGGTCGGATGGAGAGGAACCTTCTTCAGATGAAGAAGCTTGTAATAAGCG TTCCAATATGCACAAATCGTCGATAACGACAAGTACACCAAACCTCCCAGCGAGTACACCACGCCGGAAACCGAAAGCACCGCCGCCACCGCCAGTTATCATCGCTGAATACTTAGACGTCCCTTCCACCTCCATGGACGATGTGGCCAGCATATCGTCATTTAGCTCGCACACCTCCACAATACACTCTGACCAG AAGTCCATCGGCAAGTCAACCCCGAAGTTAAAGAAGAAACGGCCAGCGCCCACTCCTCCAGACAGTCTTTCAACGCTGTCAGGATGTGGAGAATCGTCTTTGGAAAAAGGCGTTGATTTATCAGATTTACGCAACATATCGGATG CAGCCCGTCGTGTGAAAGGCCCAGCGCCAGGGCTACCGCTCCCAGAACGGCGCGCGGTGAAGATGCAGATGACACCCGAACAACTGCAGGTACAGCTGGACCTTCTGGAGACTCAGCAACTGGGCCTTGAAAGACAGGGCGTCCTCATAGAGCAGATGATCCGCGACAAGTGTGAGG GTGACGACGGCCCCACCGCGCCACAAGAGGAAGTAGAAGATCTAGTAATACAGCTATGTGAACTAGTCAACGAGAAAAATGATCTGTTTAGGAAGCAGACGGAGCTAATGTACAT TCGAAGGCAACAACGACTGGAACAAGAGCAAGCTGATATAGAGCATGAAATCAGGGTTTTGCAGTCACGGCCCGCTGTTAACAGAATCGATGCGGACAAG GTGCGTGAGGAACAGCTAGTGTCACGGCTGGTGCAGATCGTGCGCCTGCGCGACGAATTAGTGCAGCAGATAGACGCCGAGCGACAACGCGAGCGTCAGGAGGACTGTGCTATCGCCGCCTCCATCGCATCCAAGAGAG CTCAAAGGAATAGCGAGTCTAATAGTTCATCTATGAAATCAGCCGATGCAGTGTCGccggtgaagaaaaacaaagtaaaggataaagttaaaaaacaattgaaaaagGCTAAACACACGTTATATTCTAAGAAAAAAGACGACGACAAAACTGAAAAAGACAAGAAatcaaaatga
- the LOC120624391 gene encoding MICAL-like protein 1 isoform X2, whose amino-acid sequence MSEVKGTKALELWCKRLVKDCPDVQIDNMTTSWRNGMAFCALVHHFRPDLIDLSKLKPENIYENNELAYRIAEKHLGIPALLDPEDMVENDIPDRLSILTYLSQFYQRLGHTVNTKASESEPKVSSSSTNQASTPIKFGKVALDKCAACGLPVYLAQRLMVSQKLYHRRCFRCSKCSGHLNPKNYHVINSTEFSCDTCKNEKNTPKLINNNDQIGMLAFSTDVNSSQGLKNEQPVSTKTLPRPQSILEKINMFEKNIGKDTNIQDKVVNISLKNNYNDKYNDIELYKSNEPVKMDSPDMEAINKQFDLTHIEDNNLQLESDSIYSKNLPEKSYRSNKDQFNFLQTQLSDETLDAVVTSNSQKDDNAIHIKDDCVTNNLLTNPEENGISLHSIQDENNITDDIRLAQNSIIPANIDTLLPSNELLNNNQEMTISVPPRRKKQILIDKKQDSMLGSVENSPSKATTRPPIKPLEEYPDDLNPFSDEDEEEHDETEMPRRVSTNPFGSSDEDDDDVPPIQSPPKVPDIKSSTPTNKLIKAYNPFWSDGEEPSSDEEACNKRSNMHKSSITTSTPNLPASTPRRKPKAPPPPPVIIAEYLDVPSTSMDDVASISSFSSHTSTIHSDQKSIGKSTPKLKKKRPAPTPPDSLSTLSGCGESSLEKGVDLSDLRNISDARRVKGPAPGLPLPERRAVKMQMTPEQLQVQLDLLETQQLGLERQGVLIEQMIRDKCEGDDGPTAPQEEVEDLVIQLCELVNEKNDLFRKQTELMYIRRQQRLEQEQADIEHEIRVLQSRPAVNRIDADKVREEQLVSRLVQIVRLRDELVQQIDAERQRERQEDCAIAASIASKRAQRNSESNSSSMKSADAVSPVKKNKVKDKVKKQLKKAKHTLYSKKKDDDKTEKDKKSK is encoded by the exons ATGTCAGAAGTTAAAGGAACGAAAGCTTTGGAATTATGGTGCAAACGGCTGGTGAAAGATTGTCCAGATGTTCAAATTGATAATATGACAACTTCATGGAGAAATGGAATGGCTTTTTGTGCACTCGTTCACCATTTTAGACCGgatttaat AGATCTATCTAAATTAAAACCGGagaatatatatgaaaataatgaacTAGCATACAGAATTGCTGAAAAACACTTGGGCATTCCAGCTCTTTTGGACCCTGAAGATATGGTAGAGAATGATATACCGGACAGACTGtcaattttaacatatttatccCAGTTCTACCAACGACTAGGGCATACTG TGAACACAAAAGCATCCGAAAGTGAGCctaaagtatcatcatcatcaactaatCAAGCATCA ACTCCGATCAAATTTGGAAAAGTGGCTCTAGATAAATGTGCTGCATGTGGTTTGCCTGTCTACTTGGCACAAAGACTAATGGTGTCACAGAAGTTGTATCACAGGAGATGTTTCCGTTGTTCGAAATGCTCTGGCCATTTGAACCCAAAAAATTATCATGTCATTAACTCAACTGAGTTTTCCTGTGATACatgtaaaaatgaaaaaaatacacctAAATTAATTAACAACAATGATCAAATAGGAATGCTGGCATTCAGTACTGATGTGAATTCAAGTCAAGGTCTTAAAAATGAACAGCCAGTTAGTACAAAAACTTTACCAAGACCACAATCAATATTAG aaaaaataaacatgtttgAAAAAAACATAGGAAAAGACACCAATATACAGGATAAAGtagtaaatattagtttaaaaaataattataatgataagtATAATGATATAGAATTGTATAAATCAAATGAACCTGTTAAGATGGATAGTCCAGATATGgaagcaataaataaacaatttgatTTAACTCACATAGAagataataatttacaattagAGAGTGAcagtatttatagtaaaaatttgCCTGAAAAATCTTACAGGAGTAATAAAGACCAAttcaattttttacaaactCAATTATCTGATGAGACTTTAGATGCTGTTGTTACTTCCAACAGCCAAAAAGACGATAATGCTATACATATCAAAGATGACTgtgttacaaataatttattaactaatCCTGAAGAAAATGGCATATCACTCCATTCCATCcaagatgaaaataatataactgatgATATTAGATTAGCCCAAAATAGTATTATTCCAGCAAATATAGACACGCTGTTACCATCAAATGAATTACTTAACAATAATCAAGAAATGACTATAAGTGTACCACCAAGGAGAAAAAAGCAAATCTTAATTGATAAGAAACAGGATAGTATGCTTGGAAGTGTAGAAAATTCTCCATCTAAAGCAACAACGCGACCGCCTATTAAACCTCTTGAAGAATACCCTGATGACTTAAATCCATTTTCTGATGAGGATGAGGAGGAG CATGATGAAACTGAAATGCCAAGAAGAGTAAGCACCAACCCATTTGGGAGCAGTGacgaggatgatgatgatgttccaCCCATTCAATCACCACCTAAAGTACCTGATATTAAATCATCAACTCCTAC GAACAAACTTATTAAAGCCTACAATCCTTTTTGGTCGGATGGAGAGGAACCTTCTTCAGATGAAGAAGCTTGTAATAAGCG TTCCAATATGCACAAATCGTCGATAACGACAAGTACACCAAACCTCCCAGCGAGTACACCACGCCGGAAACCGAAAGCACCGCCGCCACCGCCAGTTATCATCGCTGAATACTTAGACGTCCCTTCCACCTCCATGGACGATGTGGCCAGCATATCGTCATTTAGCTCGCACACCTCCACAATACACTCTGACCAG AAGTCCATCGGCAAGTCAACCCCGAAGTTAAAGAAGAAACGGCCAGCGCCCACTCCTCCAGACAGTCTTTCAACGCTGTCAGGATGTGGAGAATCGTCTTTGGAAAAAGGCGTTGATTTATCAGATTTACGCAACATATCGGATG CCCGTCGTGTGAAAGGCCCAGCGCCAGGGCTACCGCTCCCAGAACGGCGCGCGGTGAAGATGCAGATGACACCCGAACAACTGCAGGTACAGCTGGACCTTCTGGAGACTCAGCAACTGGGCCTTGAAAGACAGGGCGTCCTCATAGAGCAGATGATCCGCGACAAGTGTGAGG GTGACGACGGCCCCACCGCGCCACAAGAGGAAGTAGAAGATCTAGTAATACAGCTATGTGAACTAGTCAACGAGAAAAATGATCTGTTTAGGAAGCAGACGGAGCTAATGTACAT TCGAAGGCAACAACGACTGGAACAAGAGCAAGCTGATATAGAGCATGAAATCAGGGTTTTGCAGTCACGGCCCGCTGTTAACAGAATCGATGCGGACAAG GTGCGTGAGGAACAGCTAGTGTCACGGCTGGTGCAGATCGTGCGCCTGCGCGACGAATTAGTGCAGCAGATAGACGCCGAGCGACAACGCGAGCGTCAGGAGGACTGTGCTATCGCCGCCTCCATCGCATCCAAGAGAG CTCAAAGGAATAGCGAGTCTAATAGTTCATCTATGAAATCAGCCGATGCAGTGTCGccggtgaagaaaaacaaagtaaaggataaagttaaaaaacaattgaaaaagGCTAAACACACGTTATATTCTAAGAAAAAAGACGACGACAAAACTGAAAAAGACAAGAAatcaaaatga